A window of the Parabacteroides merdae ATCC 43184 genome harbors these coding sequences:
- the tgt gene encoding tRNA guanosine(34) transglycosylase Tgt yields MKFELQHNDTKSNARAGLITTDHGVIETPIFMPVGTQGTVKGVHMTELEEDINAQIILGNTYHLYLRPGLEILEQAGGLHKFNTWNRPILTDSGGFQVFSLSENRKLHEEGAMFRSHIDGSKHLFTPEKVMDIQRIIGADIIMAFDECCPGDADYEYAKKSLGLTERWLDRCFERFNSTEPKYGYQQSLFPIVQGCVYPELRRKAAENVAEKGADGNAIGGLAVGEPTEKMYEMIEVVNEILPKDKPRYLMGVGTPINILEGIERGIDMFDCIMPTRNGRNGQIFTRFGTINMRNKKWENDFSPIDPDAHSAIDTRYSKAYLHHLIKVNEMLGLQLASIHNLAFYLWLVKEARKHIIAGDFTTWKSEMVRQLSNRL; encoded by the coding sequence ATGAAATTCGAATTACAACATAACGACACAAAATCAAATGCAAGGGCGGGTCTGATTACCACTGATCATGGAGTAATTGAAACGCCTATTTTTATGCCGGTCGGCACACAGGGCACAGTTAAAGGCGTCCACATGACCGAGTTGGAAGAAGATATCAACGCACAAATCATTTTAGGAAACACATACCATTTATATCTCCGTCCCGGATTGGAAATATTGGAACAGGCAGGCGGATTGCACAAATTCAACACATGGAACCGGCCAATCCTGACAGATAGCGGTGGTTTCCAGGTTTTTTCTCTTTCCGAAAACCGCAAGTTGCATGAGGAAGGCGCCATGTTCCGCTCACATATCGACGGCTCCAAGCATCTGTTTACCCCGGAAAAGGTTATGGATATCCAGCGGATCATCGGGGCGGATATCATTATGGCTTTCGATGAATGTTGTCCGGGCGATGCCGATTATGAATACGCGAAAAAGTCCCTCGGTCTGACGGAACGTTGGCTGGACCGTTGTTTCGAACGTTTCAACTCTACAGAGCCGAAATACGGTTACCAGCAAAGTCTTTTCCCAATTGTACAAGGTTGTGTTTATCCGGAACTGCGCCGAAAGGCAGCCGAGAATGTAGCGGAAAAGGGCGCTGACGGCAATGCGATCGGTGGCCTGGCAGTAGGCGAACCAACAGAGAAGATGTACGAGATGATCGAAGTAGTCAACGAGATCCTGCCGAAAGACAAGCCTCGTTACCTAATGGGAGTCGGCACACCGATCAATATTTTAGAGGGGATTGAACGGGGTATCGATATGTTCGACTGCATCATGCCGACGCGCAACGGACGTAACGGACAGATATTTACCCGCTTCGGCACGATCAATATGCGTAATAAGAAATGGGAGAACGACTTCTCTCCTATCGATCCGGATGCTCATTCGGCTATCGACACGCGCTACAGCAAGGCGTATCTACACCATTTGATCAAAGTGAATGAGATGTTAGGACTTCAACTGGCATCAATTCATAACCTCGCGTTTTACCTGTGGCTCGTAAAAGAGGCACGCAAACATATTATTGCCGGCGATTTCACGACCTGGAAAAGTGAAATGGTCCGTCAATTATCAAACCGGTTATAA
- a CDS encoding LptF/LptG family permease — MKFKLKRIDWYIIKQFLGTYIFAIALIIAISVVFDINEKIDKFLSPDVPLKAIVFDYYMNFIPYFANLFSPLFTFIAVIFFTSKLADNSEVIAMLASGMSFRRLMLPYAISAGIIALSTFVLNAYIIPPANATRIDFQNKYIKNKKVDYVRSAQLEIEPGVIAYFDRYDARSGMGYRFSLEHFEDKKMISRLTANSIKYDSLYNWTLIDYMIRDFDGMREHITEGSRMDTTLTIVPSDFLISVNDCETMTSSELSTYIDRQKKRGIGNIQTFQIEYHKRFAAIMAAFILTSIGASLSSRKIKGGMGLNIGIGLALSFSYILFTTVTSTFAINGNLSPAMAAWIPNILYTFIAIYLYRKAPR, encoded by the coding sequence ATGAAATTCAAACTGAAACGGATAGACTGGTATATCATCAAGCAATTCTTAGGTACTTATATCTTTGCGATTGCCCTGATTATCGCTATCTCGGTCGTCTTCGATATAAATGAGAAGATCGACAAGTTCCTGAGTCCGGACGTACCGTTGAAAGCGATTGTCTTCGACTATTACATGAACTTCATCCCGTATTTCGCGAATCTGTTCAGTCCGTTGTTTACTTTCATTGCCGTTATCTTCTTCACCTCAAAGTTAGCAGACAATTCAGAAGTGATCGCAATGTTGGCGAGCGGGATGAGTTTCCGGCGTCTGATGTTGCCTTACGCGATTTCGGCAGGGATCATTGCACTCAGTACGTTTGTGCTGAACGCTTATATCATTCCGCCTGCCAACGCCACGCGTATCGACTTCCAAAACAAATATATCAAGAATAAGAAGGTAGACTATGTCCGTTCCGCCCAATTGGAGATCGAGCCGGGCGTAATCGCCTATTTCGACCGCTACGACGCGCGTTCCGGGATGGGATACCGTTTCTCTTTGGAGCACTTCGAGGACAAGAAGATGATTTCACGCCTCACGGCAAACTCCATCAAATACGATTCGCTATACAATTGGACGCTGATCGACTACATGATCCGCGACTTCGACGGGATGCGCGAACATATCACCGAAGGGAGCCGCATGGACACCACATTGACAATCGTCCCTTCGGACTTCCTGATCTCTGTCAATGACTGCGAGACGATGACTTCTTCCGAACTGTCCACGTATATCGACCGCCAGAAGAAAAGAGGGATCGGCAATATCCAGACATTCCAGATCGAATACCACAAACGTTTTGCCGCCATCATGGCCGCCTTCATCCTGACCTCCATCGGAGCCTCGCTCTCTTCCCGCAAGATCAAAGGAGGCATGGGGTTGAACATCGGCATCGGACTGGCCTTGAGTTTCTCCTACATCCTCTTCACCACCGTCACATCGACCTTCGCCATCAACGGCAACCTCAGCCCTGCTATGGCCGCCTGGATTCCGAATATATTGTATACGTTTATCGCGATTTATTTGTACCGGAAGGCACCGAGATAA
- a CDS encoding DUF4925 domain-containing protein — translation MKKNLFFVFTMLCALSFFTACSDDDDNKTDDGWKAISATYTAETLKLTMGGTEVADQSVKVDASSAEQATITLANLIPGEAEVKIEAKMVKTGESYALEGSNTNDLRTVSAKGTVEAGVLTLDATLKITAPIAGTWKLAEIAKDESETFVSGPVSMVWEAAEGTMLGFLPVTSIPNIAEGFGSIALVQVLQSVTFQEDGQIVASISKAGVDLSKPVTPVWETSEPGYASYNVTDKQILVFLDITKIMGSLKSKAAIDPLEQIMALLQNGIPVNYEIASDGKSARVYIDKALVSQIAPLLPTLAELIGDDALNGMGQLVKSILKAFPEAMEKTTKFEVGLKLIK, via the coding sequence ATGAAGAAAAATCTATTTTTTGTGTTTACGATGCTTTGTGCATTGAGTTTCTTCACTGCTTGTAGTGACGATGATGACAATAAGACTGATGACGGCTGGAAGGCTATTTCTGCGACTTATACGGCAGAAACATTGAAATTGACGATGGGAGGCACTGAAGTCGCTGACCAATCTGTAAAAGTAGATGCAAGTTCGGCTGAACAGGCAACTATTACGTTGGCGAATTTGATTCCGGGTGAAGCAGAAGTCAAGATTGAAGCCAAAATGGTCAAGACAGGTGAAAGCTATGCATTGGAAGGAAGCAACACGAATGACTTGCGAACTGTCTCTGCAAAAGGAACCGTTGAAGCCGGTGTTTTGACTTTGGATGCAACTTTGAAAATAACAGCTCCTATTGCAGGTACTTGGAAATTGGCTGAAATAGCAAAAGACGAGAGTGAAACTTTTGTATCAGGTCCTGTGTCTATGGTTTGGGAAGCTGCTGAAGGCACTATGCTTGGTTTTTTACCTGTGACTTCTATTCCTAATATAGCTGAAGGTTTTGGAAGTATCGCTTTGGTACAGGTCCTTCAGAGTGTTACGTTCCAGGAAGACGGGCAGATTGTTGCTTCTATTTCTAAAGCGGGAGTGGATTTGAGCAAGCCTGTCACACCTGTTTGGGAAACTTCGGAACCAGGATATGCTTCCTATAATGTGACGGATAAGCAAATACTTGTCTTCTTGGATATAACTAAGATCATGGGAAGTTTGAAGAGTAAGGCTGCTATAGATCCTTTGGAACAAATTATGGCTTTATTGCAGAATGGCATTCCTGTTAATTATGAAATCGCTTCTGATGGCAAGTCAGCCCGTGTCTATATTGACAAAGCTTTAGTTAGCCAGATCGCTCCTTTATTGCCTACGTTGGCTGAACTTATCGGAGATGACGCTTTAAACGGAATGGGACAATTGGTTAAGTCAATACTGAAAGCCTTCCCCGAAGCGATGGAAAAGACAACTAAGTTTGAAGTTGGATTGAAATTGATTAAGTAA
- a CDS encoding TolC family protein: MKKISIILLSILCPSSLFAQETLSLQQCREMALQYNKEMAASVKQTESALYTMKSYKGNFFPNFTANGMGLYSTADGGFGIEGGKMPVILYDAAGNLVPTGIYTHFPGINLDYKVGTVYMGGIRVEQPLYMGGKIRAAYRMSVLGKEMAEMNEALTATEVILKTDKAYALVVKAQEMKKVADKYNAVLRELLSNVESAYKHGLKPQNDVLKVQVKLNESELSIRKAENALRLATMNLCHLIGKPLVSDIRISGNYPAVEKGMDVQVSDISARPEYAILDKQVEIAGQQVRLNRSELLPKVGIMGSYDYVHGFELNDQMLMDKGSFSVLLNVSIPLFHFGERSNKVRAAKAKLMQSRLEQENMNEQMMLELTQAANNLDEARLESELSDRSLLQAEENMKVSKSQYEVGLETLSDYLEAQALWQQAYETQVDAHFQLYLNYVEYLKAAGALSEVKK; this comes from the coding sequence ATGAAGAAAATATCTATTATCCTGTTGTCTATTCTCTGCCCGTCGTCTCTTTTCGCACAGGAGACGTTGAGCTTGCAGCAGTGCCGGGAAATGGCGCTGCAATATAATAAGGAAATGGCGGCATCGGTGAAACAGACCGAAAGTGCCCTGTACACGATGAAAAGCTATAAAGGGAATTTCTTCCCGAACTTTACCGCTAACGGGATGGGCCTTTACAGTACGGCGGACGGCGGATTCGGAATTGAAGGTGGCAAAATGCCCGTTATTCTGTATGATGCAGCCGGGAACTTGGTCCCGACAGGCATTTATACCCATTTCCCCGGTATCAATCTCGATTATAAAGTCGGGACAGTCTACATGGGCGGAATCCGGGTCGAGCAGCCGCTTTATATGGGCGGTAAGATCCGGGCTGCCTACCGGATGTCTGTCTTGGGGAAAGAGATGGCCGAGATGAACGAGGCGCTGACGGCGACGGAAGTGATCCTCAAAACAGACAAAGCCTATGCCCTGGTCGTGAAGGCACAGGAGATGAAAAAGGTGGCGGATAAATATAACGCTGTGCTCCGGGAACTTCTGTCGAATGTCGAGAGCGCTTACAAACATGGCCTGAAACCGCAGAACGATGTCTTGAAAGTGCAAGTGAAGCTGAACGAAAGCGAACTCTCCATCCGTAAAGCTGAGAACGCCCTGCGGTTGGCGACTATGAATCTTTGCCATCTGATCGGGAAACCGCTTGTCTCCGATATCCGTATTTCCGGCAATTATCCGGCGGTCGAAAAGGGGATGGATGTCCAGGTTTCCGATATCAGTGCCCGTCCCGAATATGCCATCTTGGATAAACAGGTCGAGATCGCCGGGCAGCAGGTGCGGCTGAACCGTAGCGAGTTGTTACCCAAAGTCGGCATCATGGGGTCTTATGATTATGTACACGGCTTTGAACTGAACGACCAGATGTTGATGGACAAAGGCAGTTTCTCCGTCTTGCTGAACGTGAGCATCCCGCTTTTCCATTTCGGCGAGCGAAGTAATAAGGTGCGTGCCGCCAAAGCCAAGCTGATGCAATCCCGCCTGGAACAGGAAAACATGAACGAACAAATGATGTTGGAACTGACACAAGCCGCCAATAACCTCGACGAAGCCCGGCTGGAAAGCGAACTTTCCGACCGTTCTCTCCTCCAGGCCGAAGAAAACATGAAGGTCAGTAAAAGCCAGTACGAAGTGGGCTTGGAGACACTCTCGGACTATCTCGAAGCACAGGCTTTGTGGCAGCAGGCTTATGAAACACAGGTCGATGCCCATTTTCAACTCTACTTGAATTATGTCGAATATCTGAAAGCGGCGGGAGCGTTGTCTGAAGTCAAAAAATAA
- a CDS encoding efflux RND transporter permease subunit, with protein sequence MDISKWGFQNRNLVYFLVAVLLAGGALACYQMSKLEDPEIKVKLAMVATTYPGASAHQVELEVTDVLEKSIRKMDNVDNVESYSFNDLSLIQVELLTTVKDDDVEQHWDLLRRKVNDASALLPSGANTPIVQDDFGKVFGMFYALTGDGLSDREMADYAELIKREVVEIEGVDRVDIYGERSECINISLLQDRMANLGVKPAEVLATLNGQNETTYSGYYDNGDNRIRVTVNDRFKTVDDIGKMFIQGHDDDQLRLRDIALIEKGYEDPTRNEMFYNQERSIGILVAASSGSDIVKVGKAVEAKLAELKDNRLPAGVDCHKIFYQPERVGDSLGTFVINLIESVVIVVFILMLAMGFKSGLIIGISLVVTVFGSFLFLQFAGGTMQRVSLAAFVLAMGMLVDNAIVIIDGILVDLKAGKDRMEAMTAIGRQTAMPLLGATLIAIIAFLPIYMSPDTAGVYTRDLFIVLAVSLLLSWVLALLHVPLMANRRLHPAVENDNSGKRVYKGKIYAILRAALRFGLSHRLGFTLTMVALLLLSAYSYRFLRQGFFPDMVYDQLYMEYKLPEGNNSTRVANDLKEIEAYLKTRKEITNVTASIGGTPGRYNLVRSIANPSLAYGELIIDFTSPDELVENIDEIQEFLTRQYPDAYVKLKRYNLMFKKYPIEAQFLGPDPAVLHRLADSARHIMENTPEVCLITTDWEPQVPVLTIEYDQPAARALGLSRSDVSLSLLTATGGIPIGSFYEGIHKNNIYLKCLDGQGKPIEDLGNTQVFSTLPSLNGLLNEENMVKLKAGTLSKEELIESLMGSTPLKQISKGIDVRWEDPVVPRYNGQRSQRVQCSPVPGVETEKARLAVAEKLEQIELPAGYSLQWQGEKNASDQSMKYLFKNFPLAIILMIAILIMLFKDYRKPAIIFCSIPMVFVGVVMTMLVTGKTFNFVAIVGTLGLIGMIIKNGIVLMDEITLQIGQGTEPVTALIDSAQSRLRPVMMAALTTILGMIPLLTDAMFGSLAASIMGGLLFGTVITLVFIPVLYALFFHIKHVD encoded by the coding sequence ATGGATATAAGCAAATGGGGATTTCAGAACCGGAACCTGGTCTATTTTCTGGTTGCGGTTTTGTTGGCGGGCGGAGCTTTGGCCTGCTATCAAATGAGTAAGCTGGAAGATCCGGAGATCAAGGTAAAGCTGGCAATGGTGGCAACTACCTATCCGGGTGCATCGGCCCATCAGGTGGAGTTGGAAGTGACGGATGTGCTCGAAAAAAGTATCCGTAAGATGGACAATGTCGATAATGTCGAAAGCTATTCGTTCAATGATCTGTCCTTGATTCAGGTCGAATTGTTGACCACCGTCAAGGACGATGACGTGGAGCAACATTGGGACCTTCTCAGGCGGAAAGTCAACGATGCCTCCGCCTTACTTCCTTCCGGAGCTAATACACCGATCGTACAAGACGATTTCGGCAAGGTGTTCGGCATGTTCTACGCACTGACGGGCGATGGACTGTCCGATCGGGAGATGGCTGATTATGCCGAACTGATCAAACGGGAAGTAGTCGAAATAGAAGGAGTGGACCGGGTGGATATATATGGGGAACGTTCCGAATGTATCAATATCTCCCTGTTGCAGGACCGCATGGCCAACCTTGGCGTGAAACCGGCCGAAGTCCTGGCTACCTTGAACGGACAAAACGAGACAACCTATAGCGGTTACTATGATAACGGGGACAACCGCATCCGAGTGACGGTGAACGATCGTTTCAAAACGGTGGACGACATCGGCAAGATGTTTATCCAGGGCCATGACGACGACCAATTGCGTCTGCGCGACATAGCCTTGATCGAAAAGGGGTATGAAGATCCAACCCGTAACGAGATGTTCTATAACCAGGAGCGCTCTATCGGCATTTTGGTAGCTGCTTCGAGCGGTTCGGATATCGTGAAGGTCGGCAAAGCCGTGGAAGCGAAGCTGGCGGAGTTGAAAGATAACCGTCTGCCGGCCGGAGTAGATTGCCATAAAATATTCTATCAGCCCGAGCGTGTGGGGGATTCGCTGGGAACGTTTGTCATCAACCTGATCGAATCCGTCGTCATCGTCGTGTTTATACTGATGCTGGCGATGGGGTTCAAGAGTGGCCTGATTATCGGCATCAGTTTGGTGGTGACTGTTTTCGGATCATTTCTTTTCCTGCAATTCGCCGGGGGAACGATGCAGCGTGTCTCTTTGGCGGCTTTCGTGCTGGCGATGGGGATGCTGGTAGACAATGCCATTGTGATTATCGACGGCATATTGGTGGACTTGAAAGCCGGGAAAGATAGGATGGAGGCGATGACCGCTATCGGACGGCAGACGGCGATGCCGTTGTTGGGAGCGACGTTGATCGCTATCATAGCCTTTCTGCCGATTTATATGTCGCCGGATACGGCAGGCGTTTATACGCGCGACCTGTTTATCGTACTGGCCGTTTCACTGTTGCTGAGCTGGGTGTTGGCATTACTCCACGTTCCCTTGATGGCAAACAGGCGGTTACATCCGGCGGTGGAAAACGATAATTCCGGCAAGCGTGTATATAAAGGTAAGATATATGCCATCTTGCGGGCTGCTTTGCGTTTCGGTTTGTCGCACCGCCTTGGCTTTACGCTGACGATGGTCGCTTTGTTGCTCTTGTCCGCCTACAGCTATCGGTTCCTGCGCCAGGGATTCTTCCCCGATATGGTGTATGATCAGTTGTATATGGAATACAAACTTCCGGAGGGCAATAATTCTACCCGTGTGGCGAATGACCTGAAAGAGATAGAAGCTTATCTGAAAACCCGGAAGGAGATCACGAACGTGACAGCTTCCATCGGTGGGACGCCGGGACGTTACAACCTGGTGCGAAGCATTGCCAATCCTTCGCTGGCCTATGGGGAGTTGATCATCGACTTTACATCTCCCGATGAGCTAGTCGAAAATATCGACGAGATACAAGAGTTCCTGACACGGCAGTATCCGGATGCTTACGTCAAGTTGAAACGTTATAACCTGATGTTTAAGAAATATCCCATCGAGGCCCAATTCTTAGGACCTGATCCTGCCGTCCTGCACCGTTTGGCGGACAGTGCACGACATATTATGGAGAATACGCCAGAAGTCTGCCTGATCACGACCGACTGGGAACCGCAGGTTCCGGTCCTGACAATCGAGTACGACCAACCGGCCGCCCGTGCGTTGGGATTGAGCCGCAGCGACGTGAGCCTTTCGTTACTGACAGCTACAGGCGGTATACCTATCGGTTCTTTCTACGAAGGCATCCATAAAAACAATATTTACTTGAAATGCCTGGACGGACAGGGAAAACCGATCGAGGATTTAGGAAACACGCAGGTCTTTTCGACGCTCCCTTCGCTGAACGGTCTGCTGAACGAAGAAAACATGGTGAAACTGAAAGCCGGGACACTATCGAAGGAAGAACTGATCGAAAGCCTGATGGGCAGCACGCCGTTGAAACAGATCAGCAAGGGAATTGACGTGCGATGGGAGGACCCGGTTGTTCCTCGCTACAACGGACAACGCAGCCAGCGCGTGCAATGCTCTCCCGTGCCGGGTGTCGAGACGGAAAAAGCGCGATTGGCAGTCGCGGAAAAGTTGGAGCAGATCGAACTCCCCGCAGGCTATTCGCTGCAATGGCAGGGTGAGAAGAACGCCAGCGACCAGTCCATGAAGTATCTGTTCAAGAATTTCCCGCTGGCCATTATCCTGATGATCGCGATCTTGATCATGCTGTTCAAGGATTACCGCAAGCCGGCTATCATCTTCTGCAGTATCCCGATGGTATTTGTCGGAGTGGTGATGACGATGTTGGTGACCGGCAAGACGTTCAACTTTGTCGCCATTGTCGGTACATTGGGGTTGATAGGAATGATCATAAAGAACGGTATCGTGCTGATGGACGAGATCACTTTGCAGATCGGGCAGGGGACGGAGCCGGTCACCGCCTTGATTGACAGTGCCCAGAGCCGTCTGCGGCCGGTGATGATGGCGGCCTTGACCACGATCTTAGGGATGATCCCGTTGCTGACCGACGCCATGTTCGGTTCGCTTGCTGCATCCATTATGGGCGGCCTGCTGTTCGGAACGGTGATCACACTCGTTTTTATTCCTGTCCTATACGCATTATTCTTTCATATTAAACATGTAGACTGA